In Entomomonas moraniae, one DNA window encodes the following:
- the hypF gene encoding carbamoyltransferase HypF — protein MSANGVTIRIKGKVQGVGFRPTIWQLANAFNVRGNVSNDAEGVILNVWKESTTEAFIAKLSASPPPLARIDYIEQTPYHWEKSPKGFTILPSKTGVMDTQIAPDAATCNDCLQELNTKTDRRFHYPFINCTNCGPRLTIIEQMPYDRPNTVMNEFALCPDCLKEYSTPTDRRFHAQPIACPDCGPHLWFCKSNGKPIAIADEAITQAIDQLTQGKIIAIKSIGGFHLICDATNENVVKKLRQRKNRPNKPFAVILPNTAWLNSCVAKDSNTDALAALLFSPAAPIVLVSKNTNSPICPAVAPNLHELGIMLPSNPLHHLLLQQWQKPLVMTSGNPHHKPTIIDNTEALETLDTIADYYLLHNRPIVQRADDSVVRLNNTSIETLRRARGYVPDTVKLPEGFESAPCVLALGADLKNTFCLLDPPHATVSQHFGDLNDLDTQQQWQDTLDRWLDIYQLQPIYIAVDAHPHYATQLLAEKYSQQLGIPKVAILHHHAHIAACLVEHGYPLNSPPVIGLALDGLGYGENGELWGGECLLVDYKQCQKLGGLPAVALPGADLAAKEPWRNLVAHLLTFVPDWQNQPEISDMPSTTLQIIARAIKQHINSPLASSTGRLFDAIAAALGITPERIRWEGEAACQLEALALQYQGTETPITIPLLAMTLDLKHFWNSWLNWQASPSAKAYGFHLALAKGLAQLASKAAQKYHTQTIVLSGGVMHNQLLRKLLCQELEQYHVLFPNNFPANDGGISLGQAAIAAAQHQKP, from the coding sequence ATGAGTGCTAATGGCGTTACTATTCGGATAAAGGGCAAAGTCCAAGGGGTAGGTTTTCGCCCTACCATCTGGCAACTGGCCAATGCCTTTAATGTCCGCGGGAATGTGAGTAATGATGCTGAAGGAGTTATCCTCAACGTCTGGAAGGAATCAACAACGGAAGCGTTTATCGCTAAGCTTTCTGCCTCCCCGCCTCCTCTTGCAAGAATTGACTATATTGAACAAACACCTTACCACTGGGAAAAATCACCCAAAGGCTTTACGATTTTACCTAGCAAAACGGGGGTAATGGACACACAAATTGCTCCCGATGCAGCCACATGCAATGATTGCTTACAAGAGCTAAACACCAAGACTGATCGTCGTTTTCATTATCCTTTTATCAACTGCACCAATTGTGGCCCTCGACTTACAATCATTGAACAGATGCCCTACGATCGTCCAAACACTGTGATGAACGAGTTCGCCCTTTGCCCAGACTGCCTTAAGGAATATAGCACCCCAACAGATCGCCGCTTTCATGCTCAACCTATTGCCTGCCCTGATTGCGGCCCACACCTCTGGTTTTGTAAGTCTAATGGTAAGCCGATTGCGATTGCTGATGAGGCGATTACACAGGCTATAGACCAACTAACACAAGGAAAAATCATTGCCATTAAAAGTATTGGTGGCTTTCATTTAATCTGTGATGCGACTAATGAGAATGTCGTTAAAAAATTACGGCAGCGAAAAAACCGCCCCAACAAACCTTTTGCTGTCATATTGCCCAATACCGCATGGTTAAATAGCTGTGTCGCCAAAGACAGCAATACCGACGCATTAGCCGCATTATTATTTAGTCCTGCTGCACCTATTGTGCTTGTATCAAAAAATACCAATAGCCCTATTTGCCCAGCAGTGGCGCCCAACTTACATGAACTGGGTATTATGTTACCCTCTAATCCACTGCATCATTTATTATTGCAACAATGGCAAAAACCATTAGTGATGACCTCAGGTAACCCACATCATAAACCAACGATTATCGATAATACAGAAGCATTAGAGACACTCGACACTATTGCCGATTACTACTTATTGCACAATCGACCTATCGTGCAACGGGCGGATGACTCTGTTGTACGCTTGAATAACACAAGTATTGAAACATTAAGACGTGCCAGAGGTTATGTACCTGACACCGTCAAATTACCCGAAGGATTTGAATCAGCGCCTTGCGTCTTAGCCTTGGGGGCTGACCTAAAAAATACCTTTTGTTTACTCGACCCACCTCATGCCACCGTCAGTCAACACTTTGGCGACCTTAATGATCTTGACACACAACAACAATGGCAAGACACCCTAGATCGTTGGCTTGATATTTACCAACTACAACCAATATACATTGCAGTGGATGCTCATCCCCACTATGCTACACAACTATTAGCTGAAAAATACAGTCAACAACTGGGGATTCCTAAAGTCGCCATTCTGCATCACCATGCCCATATTGCTGCTTGCCTCGTTGAGCATGGATACCCCCTAAACTCACCACCTGTTATCGGATTAGCACTCGATGGGCTAGGCTATGGAGAAAATGGTGAATTATGGGGTGGAGAATGCTTATTGGTAGACTATAAACAATGTCAAAAATTGGGAGGGCTTCCTGCGGTAGCATTACCTGGTGCAGACCTCGCCGCGAAAGAACCATGGCGAAACCTTGTTGCACACTTGTTGACATTTGTGCCAGATTGGCAAAATCAACCTGAAATAAGCGATATGCCCAGTACAACCCTCCAGATCATCGCACGTGCTATTAAACAGCATATCAATAGCCCACTCGCGTCATCAACAGGACGATTATTTGACGCCATTGCCGCTGCGCTGGGAATAACGCCTGAACGCATCCGTTGGGAGGGGGAAGCCGCTTGCCAATTAGAAGCATTGGCGTTGCAATACCAAGGAACAGAAACACCTATTACCATACCATTATTGGCTATGACACTCGATTTAAAACACTTTTGGAATAGCTGGCTAAATTGGCAAGCCTCCCCATCAGCCAAAGCCTATGGGTTTCATCTTGCATTAGCAAAGGGCCTTGCACAACTGGCGAGTAAGGCAGCTCAAAAATATCACACCCAAACAATTGTGCTAAGCGGAGGTGTTATGCACAATCAATTATTACGCAAGTTATTGTGCCAAGAGCTGGAACAATACCACGTCTTATTCCCAAACAATTTTCCTGCCAATGATGGTGGTATTTCATTAGGTCAAGCGGCTATTGCTGCCGCTCAGCACCAAAAACCATAA
- a CDS encoding sigma 54-interacting transcriptional regulator translates to MVITAKKSLNTIDLISFNQTIYDCLDNINALSDSLNIDQINIIIETQIPATLIVTSINTKTRQKEVWSQALSENEHTFRCPLSDQPIHYNDVNYKSLFEDLIPKNFFYNIQLAYHVPLYCTEHQQSAIQFLRNKQANRFSSKEVENLKQLASLVEKVIAGLFNIAHLSQEKASLDYELLKNHILVEVTDAAISLQGMEEMAKIVSKDIIKFCNLDYIGILLCPNENNQKIHLYDSHRSNNKQLNQKHHLINTQEPLAQELLKQNSIVTTSIEELAEKYPDNDQLSTMLDKGLQTLCAMPLKFGSEVYGALLLAHSTSEIFDLDTISLFRQIADRVVIAAKNIYSYQKVTNLNHSLTNENLYLSETIQQIDTFGEIIGSSPAVQRALEQVEMVAHSGSSVLLLGETGTGKELFAKAIHNRSPRHDKRIIKVNCSAVPANLLESELFGHERGAFTGANTRRIGRFELAQGSSLLLDEIGDIPLELQPKLLRVLQEREIERLGGNTVIPVDVRIISATNCNLEKMIDDKTFRADLFYRLNVFPIIIPPLRERKTDIPLLAQFFTQKFAKLMKRDIDSIAANTLNQLCDYHWPGNVRELANVIERAVILNKGNVLSIDPQSFLLIEKNTPQDKSPPQPTVIKKLDTSDPDNEQREQILRVLKETNGIIAGPKGAAIRLGLKRTTLLSRMQRLGISPKDVIQDD, encoded by the coding sequence ATGGTTATCACTGCTAAAAAATCACTCAACACAATAGACCTGATATCATTTAATCAGACTATTTATGATTGCCTTGATAACATCAATGCATTATCAGATAGCTTAAATATTGACCAAATTAATATTATTATAGAAACGCAAATACCCGCCACATTAATAGTCACGAGTATTAATACAAAGACACGTCAAAAAGAGGTTTGGTCACAAGCGTTGTCTGAAAATGAGCATACATTTCGTTGCCCTCTTTCAGATCAACCCATCCATTATAATGATGTTAACTATAAGAGCTTGTTTGAAGATCTCATCCCCAAGAATTTTTTTTATAACATACAACTAGCTTATCACGTTCCATTGTATTGTACAGAACATCAGCAGTCCGCTATCCAGTTTTTACGTAATAAACAAGCTAATCGTTTTTCCAGTAAAGAAGTGGAAAACCTTAAACAATTGGCGAGCCTTGTAGAAAAGGTTATTGCGGGGCTTTTTAATATTGCCCATTTAAGCCAAGAAAAAGCATCACTAGACTATGAATTATTAAAAAATCATATTTTAGTAGAAGTAACAGATGCGGCCATATCCCTTCAAGGTATGGAAGAAATGGCTAAAATAGTATCTAAAGATATTATTAAATTTTGTAATTTAGACTATATTGGCATTTTACTATGCCCGAATGAAAATAATCAGAAAATACACCTGTACGACTCTCATCGCTCTAATAATAAACAGCTCAACCAAAAACACCATCTTATTAATACACAAGAGCCACTTGCCCAAGAGTTACTAAAACAAAACTCTATCGTGACGACATCTATTGAAGAACTTGCAGAGAAATACCCTGATAACGATCAACTCAGCACGATGTTAGATAAGGGCTTACAAACCCTGTGTGCAATGCCATTAAAGTTTGGGAGCGAGGTATATGGCGCATTACTGCTAGCACATAGTACCTCTGAAATTTTCGATCTCGACACCATTAGTCTTTTTCGACAAATTGCCGATCGGGTGGTGATCGCCGCTAAAAATATTTATAGCTACCAGAAAGTAACGAATTTAAATCATAGTTTAACGAATGAGAACCTCTACTTATCAGAAACCATTCAACAAATTGACACCTTTGGCGAAATTATTGGCTCAAGCCCTGCCGTTCAAAGGGCCCTAGAACAAGTTGAAATGGTAGCTCACAGTGGTAGCTCCGTTTTATTATTGGGTGAAACCGGAACAGGTAAAGAGCTTTTTGCTAAAGCTATCCACAACCGTAGCCCTCGTCACGACAAACGGATAATAAAAGTCAATTGCTCGGCAGTGCCCGCTAACTTATTAGAAAGCGAGCTTTTTGGCCATGAACGAGGCGCTTTCACCGGCGCTAATACTCGGCGAATTGGCCGTTTTGAACTGGCTCAAGGCAGTAGCTTACTTCTCGATGAAATTGGTGATATTCCGCTCGAACTACAACCTAAGCTTTTAAGAGTATTACAAGAGCGTGAAATTGAAAGGCTGGGCGGTAACACTGTTATTCCTGTGGATGTCCGTATTATTTCTGCCACCAACTGCAATTTAGAAAAAATGATTGATGATAAAACCTTCCGTGCCGATTTGTTTTATCGCTTAAACGTTTTCCCTATTATCATCCCGCCTCTTCGTGAGCGAAAAACAGATATTCCTCTTTTAGCACAATTTTTTACTCAAAAATTCGCTAAACTAATGAAGCGTGACATTGACAGCATCGCAGCCAATACACTCAACCAATTATGTGACTATCATTGGCCAGGTAATGTTCGCGAACTCGCCAATGTGATTGAGCGTGCCGTTATCTTAAATAAAGGAAATGTATTATCTATCGACCCCCAATCATTTCTTTTAATAGAGAAAAATACGCCACAAGATAAATCGCCACCTCAACCTACCGTCATCAAAAAACTCGATACCTCTGACCCTGATAATGAGCAACGAGAACAAATTTTACGTGTTCTAAAAGAAACAAACGGGATCATTGCAGGTCCCAAAGGGGCGGCAATACGCTTAGGACTAAAACGCACGACCTTACTTTCACGGATGCAACGACTAGGAATTTCACCTAAAGATGTGATCCAAGACGATTAA
- the focA gene encoding formate transporter FocA gives MEQQSPSPSPVSFDLHNPHEMAKIAEAAMTAKAKRPFGTAFLGAIFGGFFIALAFVFFTLVTTGSGAMPYGMAKLVGGICFSMGLMLVVLCGSDLFTSTTMTVIAKASKKITWWELIKNWLTVYFGNFAGALLLVAIIYASGHPWDANGSIALNYLNIAQHKIHHTFIEAVALGIMCNVMVCLGVWLAFSGRSTTDKILAVILPVAMFVACGFEHCVANMYEIPMGILLQTTASPDFWAAQGVEAAKYGDLNLADFLLHNLLPVTIGNIIGGGLLVGMGNWLLFLRPGARR, from the coding sequence ATGGAACAACAATCACCCAGTCCTTCACCTGTTTCATTTGATCTCCATAACCCTCATGAAATGGCAAAAATAGCTGAAGCAGCGATGACTGCTAAGGCTAAAAGACCTTTTGGTACGGCTTTTCTGGGGGCAATTTTTGGTGGTTTTTTTATTGCATTAGCATTTGTCTTTTTTACACTAGTTACCACCGGCTCAGGTGCTATGCCTTACGGCATGGCGAAGCTAGTCGGCGGTATCTGTTTTAGTATGGGACTGATGTTAGTTGTTCTTTGTGGCTCAGATTTATTCACCTCCACAACGATGACTGTTATCGCTAAGGCCAGTAAGAAAATTACGTGGTGGGAGCTTATAAAAAATTGGTTAACCGTTTATTTTGGAAACTTTGCGGGAGCGTTGTTACTCGTTGCGATAATTTATGCCAGTGGTCATCCTTGGGATGCAAACGGAAGCATTGCCTTAAACTATTTAAATATTGCACAGCATAAGATACATCATACCTTTATTGAGGCGGTTGCGTTGGGTATTATGTGTAATGTGATGGTGTGTTTAGGCGTTTGGCTTGCTTTCAGTGGGCGTAGCACAACAGATAAAATATTAGCAGTTATTTTACCTGTCGCTATGTTTGTGGCTTGTGGCTTTGAGCACTGTGTGGCTAATATGTATGAAATCCCTATGGGTATTCTGTTACAAACTACAGCCTCTCCTGACTTTTGGGCTGCTCAAGGGGTAGAGGCGGCTAAGTATGGGGATTTAAACTTAGCTGATTTTTTATTGCATAATCTATTGCCTGTGACTATTGGTAATATTATTGGTGGTGGTCTGTTAGTTGGCATGGGAAATTGGTTATTGTTTTTACGCCCCGGCGCTCGTCGATAA